In Thermococcus camini, a genomic segment contains:
- the top6B gene encoding DNA topoisomerase VI subunit B, giving the protein MAEANQLFKEFKIQSVSEFFRRNAAMLGYTGKIRSLTTVIHEAVTNSLDACEEAGILPYVRVEIEELGREHYKVIIEDNGPGIPEKYITHVFGKMLAGTKAHRNIQSRGQQGIGISGAVMFAQITSGKATRVITSTGDDRIIEAWVKIDVDRNEGKIVKKEKHPNPKGWRGTRIELEVKNVRYVRSKQGIYWYLKLTAIANPHAHIELIEPDGKLIVFPRSSEDVPEPPVEMKPHPRGVLTDDVYRMAKKTRRSSIKRFLVGEFSRISDKKIDELIEYIAALRLIKTEKDKNVQEQLYERLMKGEVKAVLRSFKGYTKVVKQVAKLMEKPPEKLSWHEAEEIVEAFKYMKFLAPPTHGLRPIGEENIEKGLTNILKPEFVTAVTRSPKVYSGGIPFQVEVGLAYGGEIPGGFELLRYANRVPLLFDAGSCVTTLAARSVDWRRYKVDDLDRAPLVLMINVISVHVPYTGTGKQSIANVEEIQNEIRLAIMDAARKLQTYLSGKHRRLHQAKRRRTFEKYVPEIAKALSVLTGEPEEDVRNYFLSYIEGHFAAKETGGAEEVSENA; this is encoded by the coding sequence ATGGCCGAGGCGAATCAGCTGTTTAAGGAGTTCAAAATCCAGAGTGTCAGCGAGTTCTTCAGACGGAACGCGGCAATGCTCGGCTACACGGGCAAGATACGCTCCCTCACCACGGTGATCCATGAGGCCGTGACCAACTCGCTCGACGCCTGTGAGGAGGCGGGCATACTTCCCTACGTCCGCGTTGAGATAGAGGAGCTTGGAAGGGAGCACTACAAGGTCATAATCGAGGACAACGGACCGGGAATCCCCGAGAAGTACATAACCCACGTCTTCGGTAAGATGCTGGCCGGTACCAAGGCCCACAGGAACATACAGAGCCGCGGTCAGCAGGGTATAGGTATAAGCGGTGCCGTCATGTTCGCCCAGATAACGAGCGGAAAGGCGACCCGCGTCATCACCTCCACGGGAGACGACAGGATCATCGAGGCATGGGTCAAGATAGACGTTGACAGGAACGAGGGCAAGATCGTGAAGAAGGAAAAGCACCCCAACCCGAAGGGCTGGCGCGGCACCCGGATAGAGCTGGAGGTGAAGAACGTACGCTACGTGCGCTCAAAGCAGGGCATCTACTGGTACCTCAAGCTCACCGCGATAGCCAACCCGCACGCCCACATAGAGCTCATTGAGCCTGACGGGAAGCTCATAGTGTTCCCGCGCTCCAGCGAGGACGTTCCCGAGCCCCCGGTGGAGATGAAGCCCCATCCGCGCGGTGTCCTCACCGACGACGTTTACAGGATGGCCAAGAAGACGAGGAGGAGTTCCATCAAGCGCTTCCTTGTTGGGGAGTTCTCGAGGATAAGCGACAAGAAAATCGACGAGCTGATAGAGTACATCGCGGCGCTGAGGCTCATAAAGACCGAGAAGGACAAGAACGTTCAGGAGCAGCTCTACGAGAGGCTCATGAAGGGCGAGGTAAAGGCCGTCCTGCGCTCGTTCAAGGGCTATACTAAGGTCGTCAAGCAGGTTGCGAAGCTCATGGAGAAGCCACCCGAGAAGCTGAGCTGGCACGAGGCGGAAGAGATAGTCGAGGCCTTCAAGTACATGAAGTTCCTGGCCCCGCCGACCCACGGCCTCAGGCCCATAGGTGAGGAGAACATAGAAAAGGGCCTCACCAACATCCTCAAGCCAGAATTTGTTACCGCGGTCACCAGGTCGCCGAAGGTCTACTCAGGAGGTATACCTTTCCAGGTCGAGGTCGGCCTCGCTTACGGCGGCGAGATTCCAGGTGGCTTCGAGCTCCTCCGCTACGCCAACAGGGTTCCACTCCTCTTCGATGCCGGTTCCTGTGTGACGACGCTGGCGGCGCGCTCCGTTGATTGGAGGCGCTACAAGGTTGATGACCTCGACCGAGCCCCCCTCGTGCTCATGATAAACGTCATCAGCGTTCACGTGCCCTACACCGGCACAGGAAAGCAGAGCATAGCCAACGTGGAGGAGATTCAGAACGAGATAAGGCTGGCGATAATGGACGCGGCCAGAAAGCTCCAGACCTACCTCAGCGGAAAGCACCGCAGGCTCCACCAGGCCAAGAGGAGAAGAACCTTTGAGAAGTACGTGCCGGAGATAGCCAAAGCTTTGAGTGTACTCACCGGGGAGCCCGAGGAGGATGTTAGGAACTACTTCCTGTCCTACATAGAGGGCCACTTCGCGGCCAAGGAGACAGGTGGAGCGGAGGAGGTGAGCGAGAATGCCTAA
- a CDS encoding DNA topoisomerase IV subunit A, whose protein sequence is MPKSKAVRREKPRERFSYDPTKVLTRLEEYGKKILEDIKIGKNPYFDIPMRGIGNVYFDEKRRVIRMGDKLSRRYFLNVAHARKFMQTLLIMAYVKRLVSENKHASLREAYYANKHTIPGTKENTFEDQRESDPIIEDLERMMGVLREEMHLTADRRGYIYGDIVIRDGEDEFNTSKLGMGGWAVPGTVEHLQFVEVNVDYALVVETAAMADRLIEEKFPKKEKALIIATQGQASRGVRRLIHRLHYEEGLPIIVFTDGDPYGWYIYSTIKQGSINLAYLSDKLATPEAKFVGMTMDDIERYGLKNVTEKLKGIPPNKKGGPTADYKRILEEMEYPWFQNREWQRQLKMAIKMGVRIEQQALANKSLEFVAKKYLPEKINNGELLP, encoded by the coding sequence ATGCCTAAATCCAAAGCAGTCAGGCGCGAGAAGCCGAGGGAGCGCTTCAGCTACGACCCGACCAAAGTGCTCACCAGACTCGAGGAGTACGGAAAGAAAATCCTTGAGGACATAAAGATCGGAAAGAACCCCTACTTTGACATCCCCATGCGCGGCATTGGCAACGTTTACTTCGACGAGAAGAGGCGCGTCATCAGGATGGGCGACAAGCTCTCCAGGAGGTACTTCCTCAACGTTGCCCACGCGAGGAAGTTCATGCAGACGCTCCTCATAATGGCCTACGTCAAGCGCCTCGTAAGCGAGAACAAGCACGCGAGCCTTCGTGAAGCCTACTACGCCAACAAGCACACCATCCCGGGAACGAAAGAGAACACCTTTGAGGACCAGCGCGAGAGCGACCCCATCATAGAGGACCTCGAGAGGATGATGGGCGTCCTTCGTGAGGAGATGCACCTCACGGCGGACAGGCGCGGCTACATCTACGGCGACATAGTCATTCGCGACGGCGAGGATGAGTTCAACACGAGCAAGCTCGGTATGGGCGGCTGGGCCGTCCCGGGAACGGTTGAGCATCTCCAGTTCGTTGAGGTCAACGTGGACTACGCCCTGGTCGTCGAGACCGCCGCTATGGCCGACCGTCTCATCGAGGAAAAGTTCCCGAAGAAGGAGAAAGCTTTAATCATAGCCACCCAGGGACAGGCCTCGCGCGGCGTCAGGAGGCTCATCCACAGGCTTCACTACGAGGAGGGACTGCCGATAATAGTCTTCACCGATGGCGACCCCTACGGTTGGTACATCTACTCGACCATAAAGCAGGGCTCCATCAACCTCGCATACCTCAGCGACAAGCTCGCAACACCGGAGGCGAAGTTCGTTGGAATGACCATGGACGACATAGAGCGCTATGGGCTGAAGAACGTCACCGAAAAGCTCAAGGGAATCCCGCCGAACAAGAAGGGCGGCCCGACGGCGGATTACAAGAGAATCCTGGAGGAGATGGAGTACCCGTGGTTCCAGAACAGGGAGTGGCAGAGGCAGCTCAAGATGGCGATTAAGATGGGGGTCAGGATAGAACAACAGGCTTTAGCAAACAAGAGCCTCGAGTTCGTCGCGAAGAAGTACCTCCCCGAAAAGATAAACAACGGTGAGCTCCTGCCATGA
- a CDS encoding DUF1699 family protein, with the protein MRVEIKARNNAELIAKLRESLNEEVTEVYINLRPTKEILVRILERAPNVRKISCPPSLYPKVSKRVIAALAQMGIELVPEGYPRGRPRKYDEKTVMRIRELVSRGVPVKEVSARMGIPLRTVYYMLERSGNRPGLKGI; encoded by the coding sequence ATGCGGGTGGAGATAAAGGCTCGCAACAATGCAGAGCTGATAGCAAAGCTCAGGGAGTCCCTGAACGAGGAGGTCACCGAGGTCTACATCAACCTCCGTCCGACGAAGGAGATACTCGTCAGGATACTCGAGCGGGCCCCCAACGTGCGCAAAATCTCCTGTCCCCCCAGCCTCTACCCCAAGGTCTCCAAGAGGGTCATCGCCGCACTCGCCCAGATGGGCATAGAACTCGTCCCCGAGGGCTATCCCCGGGGGAGGCCCAGGAAGTACGACGAGAAGACCGTTATGCGGATACGGGAGCTTGTCAGCAGAGGAGTTCCCGTGAAAGAGGTGAGCGCCCGCATGGGAATTCCCCTCAGGACGGTATACTACATGCTCGAAAGGTCGGGCAATAGGCCCGGCCTGAAGGGCATATAA
- a CDS encoding metal ABC transporter ATP-binding protein codes for MEAITAESLTILYDGKPAVEGVDFTLEDGETLLLLGPNGAGKTTLLKAIACFHRDYTGRLEVFGREPCGAKELIGYVPQSHSLNERVPLTALEVVAMGSLYRRGFVHFKLPPETMEKAGEVLGFVGLAEVSNRLFSELSGGQKQRILLARALMSDPKLLLLDEPLSALDPSARAEVASVLAKIKRERRVTMVITTHDINPLIELGDRIMLLNRRLIAFGRPEDVLQDRIIKSVYGPLARVIPIEGKLFCITGDVHLHRHGGGGR; via the coding sequence ATGGAGGCAATAACCGCCGAAAGCCTCACGATACTCTACGACGGAAAGCCCGCTGTGGAGGGGGTAGACTTCACTCTCGAGGACGGCGAAACGCTCCTCCTGCTCGGCCCCAACGGGGCGGGCAAGACGACCCTACTCAAGGCAATCGCCTGCTTCCACAGGGACTACACCGGACGGCTGGAGGTCTTCGGTAGGGAACCCTGCGGGGCGAAGGAGCTCATAGGCTACGTCCCTCAGAGCCACAGCCTCAACGAGAGGGTTCCCCTCACCGCACTTGAGGTCGTTGCGATGGGGAGTCTCTACCGCCGCGGCTTCGTCCACTTCAAGCTTCCGCCGGAGACAATGGAGAAGGCGGGGGAAGTCCTCGGCTTCGTCGGGCTCGCGGAAGTGAGTAACAGGCTTTTCAGCGAGCTTTCCGGCGGCCAGAAGCAGAGGATTCTACTCGCGAGGGCACTCATGAGCGACCCCAAACTGCTCCTCCTCGACGAGCCGCTCTCCGCTCTGGACCCCAGCGCAAGGGCAGAGGTCGCCAGCGTTCTGGCCAAGATAAAGCGCGAGAGACGGGTAACTATGGTCATCACAACCCACGACATCAACCCTCTAATCGAACTCGGGGACAGAATCATGCTCCTCAACAGACGCCTGATAGCCTTTGGAAGGCCGGAGGACGTACTTCAGGACAGGATAATTAAATCTGTCTACGGCCCGCTGGCAAGGGTCATACCCATTGAGGGCAAGCTCTTCTGTATAACCGGCGATGTCCACCTGCACAGGCACGGGGGTGGCGGGCGGTGA
- a CDS encoding McrB family protein yields the protein MVEVEPIRNSFYSINTFLKTEYEEFGFVIEEAALFPSGEYLVVMVRLEDDSRFLHVFNTNGSVAQGWEKGVAVPCADEAILLPGENEFAVFTKCSPGRAVIYPVTSQDPEKESLVVDFSKVPLYVSFTPRKRLVVFGDPTLDYMVPEGVRVVKLPTPADGYAYLHAITDSDDAVYVLYTWKDGQKHELRVGRINLPVFPYYTPRQFWEGMERLASTGPLRGGRKPVGDLYLMDNGSFVAVLGSKGSREIVLLSPEKSRSILLPGELIYLRFTSRGLFLITGVYGGGINAGVVSLERLLEAREIGRDDFEGLFSLGRYVPGVVDPKYAGVSEDCRILYFGRTAYRAMGQRFYYYLRRDVDYLYEIRWEALPGESREGLETPEPEEGVEEVESIRTLLRKFGQVILYGPPGTGKTYLARKVAVKPEFVSFHQSFSYEDFVEGFRPTKGSGGVVYDVVDGVFKRISIEAIYDSLPEKFRKKNATYGEMKKAVLEFLERRKAGENLKLAPKREFYLVIDEINRGNISRIFGELITLLDTDKRLGGPSETIVRLPYSGELFAVPPNLYIIGTMNSADRSIALLDIALRRRFAFYEVLPRPELLAGMEVGGVSMEHLLSRLNSIIEREKGKDYTIGHGYFLDIASSENPEEDLYLVFYHKILPLFQEYFYGSWEQLGSFYPGFEFIDDRGRIVMMDRESFMEALRRLVRAE from the coding sequence ATGGTGGAGGTAGAGCCCATTAGGAATTCCTTTTATTCCATAAACACCTTTCTAAAAACAGAGTACGAGGAGTTCGGCTTCGTCATCGAGGAAGCGGCACTGTTCCCCTCCGGCGAGTACCTTGTGGTCATGGTGCGGCTGGAGGATGACTCCAGATTCCTTCACGTGTTTAACACGAACGGCTCGGTTGCGCAGGGTTGGGAGAAAGGCGTTGCTGTCCCCTGTGCCGATGAAGCGATACTGCTCCCGGGGGAAAACGAATTCGCTGTTTTCACAAAATGCAGCCCGGGGAGGGCGGTAATATATCCCGTGACGTCGCAGGATCCGGAAAAGGAGTCGCTCGTTGTGGATTTTTCCAAGGTCCCCCTGTACGTTAGCTTCACCCCGAGAAAACGGCTCGTGGTTTTTGGCGACCCAACGCTGGATTACATGGTACCCGAGGGAGTAAGGGTGGTGAAACTCCCCACGCCGGCTGACGGCTATGCCTACCTTCACGCCATAACAGACAGCGACGATGCGGTTTATGTCCTTTACACGTGGAAGGACGGGCAGAAACATGAACTTCGGGTTGGAAGGATAAACCTCCCGGTCTTCCCGTATTACACACCGCGCCAGTTCTGGGAGGGCATGGAAAGGCTTGCGAGTACGGGGCCTTTGAGGGGTGGTAGAAAACCCGTGGGAGACCTTTATCTCATGGATAATGGCTCTTTTGTGGCCGTTCTCGGGAGCAAAGGGAGCAGAGAAATCGTCCTTCTTTCCCCCGAAAAAAGCAGAAGTATTCTCCTTCCAGGCGAGCTGATATACCTGCGCTTTACATCGAGGGGCCTTTTCCTGATAACTGGGGTCTACGGTGGGGGAATAAATGCGGGGGTGGTGTCTCTTGAGCGCCTCCTCGAGGCCAGGGAAATAGGCAGGGACGATTTTGAGGGGCTCTTTTCGCTCGGGAGGTACGTCCCGGGCGTCGTTGATCCCAAGTACGCGGGTGTCTCTGAAGACTGCAGGATCCTCTACTTTGGAAGAACCGCCTACAGGGCTATGGGACAGAGGTTCTACTACTACCTCCGCAGGGACGTGGATTACCTTTACGAGATACGCTGGGAGGCCTTACCTGGGGAATCACGGGAGGGCCTTGAAACCCCGGAGCCAGAGGAGGGCGTGGAGGAAGTTGAGTCCATAAGAACCCTCCTCAGGAAGTTTGGACAGGTCATACTGTACGGTCCCCCCGGCACCGGAAAGACGTACCTGGCCAGGAAAGTGGCCGTTAAGCCCGAGTTTGTATCGTTCCACCAGTCCTTCAGCTACGAGGACTTCGTTGAGGGCTTCCGGCCGACGAAGGGAAGCGGCGGGGTGGTTTACGACGTAGTCGATGGCGTCTTTAAGAGGATCTCGATAGAGGCAATCTACGACTCCCTGCCAGAGAAGTTCAGGAAAAAGAACGCCACGTACGGGGAGATGAAAAAAGCGGTTCTCGAGTTCCTTGAACGGAGAAAAGCGGGAGAAAACCTGAAGCTCGCACCGAAGAGGGAGTTCTACCTGGTCATAGACGAGATAAACCGTGGAAACATCAGCAGGATCTTCGGGGAGCTGATAACCCTCCTCGACACTGACAAGAGACTTGGCGGCCCGAGCGAGACGATAGTCAGGCTCCCGTACTCAGGTGAACTTTTCGCCGTTCCGCCCAACCTTTACATCATCGGCACGATGAACTCGGCCGACAGGAGCATAGCGCTGCTCGACATAGCCCTGAGGAGGAGGTTCGCGTTCTACGAGGTTCTCCCGAGGCCAGAGCTGCTGGCTGGAATGGAAGTCGGCGGGGTGAGCATGGAACACCTTCTCTCGAGGCTGAACTCCATAATCGAGCGGGAGAAGGGCAAGGACTATACCATCGGCCACGGCTACTTCCTGGATATAGCCTCGTCCGAGAACCCCGAGGAGGACCTCTATCTGGTGTTCTACCACAAGATACTGCCCCTCTTCCAGGAGTACTTCTACGGGAGCTGGGAGCAGCTGGGGTCGTTTTATCCTGGATTCGAGTTCATAGACGACAGGGGCAGGATAGTGATGATGGACAGAGAGTCCTTCATGGAGGCCCTTCGTCGGCTGGTGAGGGCGGAATGA
- the eif1A gene encoding translation initiation factor eIF-1A, with amino-acid sequence MAYHRGRGGRSGGKKKNRQVQGDEVIRVPLPKEGQLFGVIEQALGSGWMDVRCSDGKIRRCRIPGKLKRRMWMRVGDVVIVQPWDVQTEERGDIVYRYTRTQVDWLLRRGKISQEFLSGGELLF; translated from the coding sequence ATGGCGTACCACAGAGGAAGAGGCGGAAGAAGTGGGGGGAAGAAAAAGAACAGGCAGGTTCAGGGTGACGAGGTCATCCGTGTTCCCCTCCCGAAGGAAGGACAGCTGTTCGGTGTAATCGAGCAGGCCCTGGGTTCCGGATGGATGGACGTGAGGTGCTCCGACGGGAAGATCAGAAGGTGCAGGATACCGGGCAAACTCAAGAGGCGCATGTGGATGCGCGTTGGAGATGTCGTCATAGTCCAGCCCTGGGACGTACAGACCGAGGAGCGCGGGGATATAGTTTACCGCTACACCAGGACTCAGGTGGACTGGCTCCTGAGGAGGGGCAAGATAAGCCAGGAATTCCTCAGCGGTGGCGAGCTCCTGTTCTGA
- a CDS encoding DUF530 family protein produces MTTTEELVAQVNKILDDIGIDMDGLFETFEVPSISFRLKENLSLLQELEDDLSRRVGETTPSAGFSDKKNKDPHIQWIYKKKRNRVLALERLRSAITAHKMALALISANYTFFMGKKLVGLRELTRENVERVRAVPNPVQLGRVEVLPHLAYSGDVLRLLAREGVDVRESFKFIKGKLREKGTVRNRGLRIEVEYWENNRLKKARLDLPTDADIEAELRQRYGRRFRWRVLSFVKTRGVLINNHYTVDNLALAYSVLDPENGARKLGLDLFRYYFLTSENDRERLGLYPDIRLCIDCHYSIFDLPFADEPGFRTGHGSMLLIRKCEMEKALVGRRKDIANVPNHLLGGVLLYGMSEYSEDKVAELLGIQVDELVEAVKKFVISGLHKRLFADTKKFEKFMPKSDKAKQFLALLQG; encoded by the coding sequence ATGACGACGACTGAAGAGCTCGTCGCACAGGTTAACAAGATACTGGACGATATCGGGATAGACATGGACGGGTTATTTGAGACCTTCGAGGTCCCGTCCATCTCCTTCCGTTTAAAGGAGAATCTCTCTCTCCTTCAGGAGCTTGAGGATGACCTCTCAAGGCGCGTGGGTGAGACCACACCCTCGGCCGGATTCTCGGACAAAAAGAACAAGGACCCCCACATCCAGTGGATATACAAGAAAAAGCGCAACCGCGTTCTTGCCCTTGAGAGGCTCCGCTCGGCCATAACTGCCCACAAGATGGCCCTTGCACTAATCTCCGCCAACTACACCTTCTTTATGGGGAAGAAACTCGTGGGCCTCAGGGAGCTCACGAGGGAGAACGTTGAGCGGGTCAGGGCCGTTCCCAATCCGGTTCAGCTTGGACGCGTTGAGGTTCTTCCTCACCTCGCCTACTCCGGCGACGTCCTCCGTCTGCTCGCCAGGGAGGGTGTGGACGTCAGGGAGTCGTTCAAGTTCATAAAGGGCAAGCTCCGCGAGAAAGGAACCGTCAGGAACCGCGGGCTCAGGATAGAGGTCGAGTACTGGGAGAACAACCGTCTGAAGAAGGCCCGCCTCGACCTGCCCACCGATGCGGACATAGAGGCCGAACTCCGCCAGAGGTACGGGAGGCGCTTCCGCTGGCGTGTTCTGAGCTTCGTCAAGACGCGTGGAGTGCTCATAAACAACCACTACACTGTGGATAACCTGGCCCTGGCCTACTCCGTTCTTGACCCTGAAAACGGTGCCAGGAAGCTCGGCCTCGACCTCTTTCGCTACTACTTCCTGACCTCCGAGAACGACAGGGAACGCCTCGGCCTCTATCCGGACATAAGGCTCTGCATCGACTGTCACTATTCGATATTTGACCTTCCATTCGCCGACGAGCCCGGGTTCCGGACTGGCCACGGCAGCATGCTCCTCATAAGGAAGTGCGAGATGGAAAAGGCCCTCGTGGGGAGGAGGAAGGACATAGCCAACGTTCCCAACCACTTACTCGGCGGCGTTCTGCTCTACGGAATGAGCGAGTACAGCGAGGACAAAGTTGCGGAGCTTCTTGGAATTCAGGTCGATGAGCTGGTTGAGGCCGTGAAGAAGTTCGTCATCTCGGGCCTGCACAAGAGGCTCTTCGCCGACACGAAGAAGTTCGAGAAGTTCATGCCCAAGAGTGACAAGGCCAAACAGTTCCTGGCCCTGCTTCAGGGGTGA
- a CDS encoding 5-methylcytosine restriction system specificity protein McrC, with product MRRITLYEFQRKYLSAIRTEGLEVTPESLQRFFEVINGLYGREHEVLSLKYDTRRGEYYIKAHGSVGFAYHLGEPGFMIQVLPRPYKRDPDEARSLRFFLSLMNLSGGLGLGRREIEEAVSTYARGEGGVHELFLYLYTYLLSRELFHGLYQEYSEVEEELRTIRGRVLLSRLARRPPLGREVPVRHAVLDVDTSLNRVLKAALEVVVEVSAWEGIARAAEALIRYFADVGPLRQGDIERVTFNPLNERFRPIFHLATMILAGFGKLSRGGFTAPGIFIEMDRLFEDLVYHTILTALSGKGRVHRQQLLPHIIRNASEIEAKMGAVFTFGPPRPDMLIQMPGGRCVLEVKYRNLSVKMGEAWWRKLVRSSGELYQVYSYSRISGGGALIVYPRLRGQYNGWLPDMFDEGVETFSFFDGTPLGIVGYELSHIGRDVLIARRGVVLDGKIAGNVRNLLESVCVLNGEKV from the coding sequence ATGAGGAGGATAACCCTCTACGAGTTCCAGAGGAAGTACCTAAGCGCGATCCGAACCGAGGGCTTAGAGGTTACTCCGGAGAGCCTTCAGAGGTTCTTTGAGGTCATAAACGGGCTTTACGGCAGGGAGCACGAGGTTTTGAGCCTCAAGTACGACACCCGGAGGGGGGAGTACTACATCAAGGCTCACGGCAGCGTGGGCTTCGCCTACCACCTGGGGGAGCCGGGCTTCATGATCCAGGTTCTCCCGAGGCCCTACAAACGCGACCCAGACGAGGCGCGCTCCCTGCGCTTTTTCCTCAGCCTTATGAACCTCAGCGGCGGACTGGGGCTGGGAAGACGGGAGATAGAGGAGGCGGTATCAACTTACGCCCGCGGCGAAGGAGGTGTTCACGAGCTCTTCCTGTATCTCTACACCTACCTTTTGAGCAGGGAGCTCTTCCACGGTCTCTACCAGGAGTACTCCGAGGTCGAGGAGGAGCTCCGGACGATACGGGGAAGGGTTCTCCTCTCGCGCCTTGCCAGAAGGCCTCCCCTCGGCAGGGAAGTTCCGGTAAGACACGCGGTTCTCGACGTTGATACTTCACTCAACAGGGTCCTGAAGGCAGCTCTGGAGGTGGTCGTGGAGGTTTCAGCGTGGGAGGGCATAGCCAGGGCCGCGGAGGCCCTGATTCGATACTTTGCCGACGTTGGCCCGCTCAGGCAGGGGGACATAGAGAGGGTTACCTTCAACCCGCTGAATGAGAGGTTCCGGCCGATCTTCCACCTGGCAACTATGATACTCGCGGGCTTTGGAAAGCTTTCCCGTGGGGGCTTCACGGCTCCGGGGATATTCATAGAGATGGACCGCCTGTTCGAGGATCTCGTTTACCACACGATCCTGACGGCCCTCTCCGGGAAGGGAAGGGTCCACAGGCAGCAGCTCCTGCCGCATATAATCAGAAACGCGTCCGAGATAGAGGCCAAAATGGGCGCGGTGTTCACCTTCGGCCCCCCGAGGCCCGACATGCTGATCCAGATGCCCGGTGGCCGGTGCGTTCTGGAGGTGAAGTACAGGAACCTGAGCGTGAAGATGGGAGAGGCCTGGTGGCGCAAACTCGTCAGAAGCAGCGGGGAGCTCTACCAGGTGTACTCCTACTCCCGCATCTCCGGAGGCGGGGCGCTCATCGTATATCCGAGGTTGAGGGGACAGTACAACGGGTGGCTTCCCGACATGTTCGATGAGGGGGTCGAGACCTTCAGCTTCTTCGACGGCACTCCCCTTGGAATCGTCGGGTACGAACTGTCGCACATCGGCAGGGACGTGCTCATAGCGCGCAGGGGAGTGG
- a CDS encoding serine protein kinase RIO, with protein sequence MREDVIEREIEGMLGLRERREKDSDLYKIANEVFDRTTKETLAYLHRRGKVEALYGVISTGKEANVFAGVDAEGNRIAVKIYRTYTTEFRRIWEYLAADPRVGYLPKDMRKLVFVWTRREFKNLQRAIKYAVRVPEPVIFRNNILVMEFIGDELPAPRIKDVERSLEPSDFEELYDFTMGVIERLWKRGDMVHGDLSEYNILLHEGPVVIDWSQATVKRNRMSVELLRRDLRNVINYFGRKGVDVDDFNDKFRELVGV encoded by the coding sequence ATGCGCGAGGATGTAATAGAGCGCGAAATCGAGGGAATGCTGGGCCTCCGGGAGAGGCGGGAGAAGGACAGTGACCTCTACAAGATAGCCAATGAAGTATTCGACAGAACGACGAAGGAGACCCTCGCCTACCTCCACAGGAGGGGGAAGGTCGAGGCCCTCTACGGCGTCATCAGCACGGGCAAGGAGGCCAACGTCTTTGCCGGCGTGGACGCAGAGGGGAACAGGATAGCCGTTAAGATATACCGCACGTACACGACCGAGTTCCGGCGCATATGGGAGTACCTCGCGGCAGACCCCCGCGTCGGCTACCTGCCCAAGGATATGCGCAAGCTCGTCTTCGTGTGGACGAGAAGAGAGTTCAAGAACCTCCAGCGGGCGATAAAATATGCGGTTCGCGTTCCCGAGCCGGTTATCTTCCGCAACAACATCCTCGTGATGGAGTTCATAGGGGACGAGCTCCCCGCACCCCGCATCAAAGACGTCGAGCGTTCGCTCGAGCCTTCGGACTTTGAGGAGCTTTACGACTTCACTATGGGCGTCATCGAGAGGCTCTGGAAGCGCGGGGACATGGTGCACGGCGACCTGAGCGAGTACAACATACTGCTCCACGAGGGGCCCGTTGTGATAGACTGGTCGCAGGCGACGGTGAAGAGGAACAGGATGAGCGTGGAGCTGCTCAGAAGGGATCTGAGGAACGTCATAAACTACTTTGGGCGGAAAGGCGTTGATGTTGATGATTTCAACGATAAGTTCCGTGAGCTGGTTGGGGTTTAG
- a CDS encoding KH domain-containing protein: protein MDEFERLLKKYERIDKDGRPTRGGRDEEITYAAEGEQEEFIRIPRDRVAVVIGRKGQTKREIEERTKTKIEVDSETGEVFITSTEETSDPLAVWKARDIVMAIGRGFSPERAFRLFNEGEVLEVVNLTDVVIGNDKNALPRVRGRIIGRKGRTREIIEEMSGADVSVYGKTVAIIGNPIQVEVAKTAIEKLARGSPHGVVYKYLERRKKDLELESTTYYEALEGEPGEFGEDYDDEDFWED from the coding sequence ATGGACGAGTTTGAGAGACTGCTGAAGAAGTATGAGCGGATAGACAAGGACGGCCGGCCCACCCGGGGCGGTCGCGATGAGGAGATCACCTACGCCGCGGAGGGCGAGCAGGAGGAGTTCATAAGAATCCCCCGCGACAGGGTTGCGGTCGTCATAGGCAGAAAGGGACAGACCAAGAGGGAGATAGAGGAGAGGACCAAGACCAAGATAGAGGTGGACAGCGAGACCGGCGAGGTCTTCATAACCTCCACCGAGGAGACCAGCGACCCCCTGGCTGTCTGGAAGGCACGTGATATTGTAATGGCCATAGGCCGGGGTTTCTCGCCCGAGAGGGCGTTCCGGCTCTTCAACGAGGGCGAAGTCCTTGAGGTCGTCAACCTCACCGATGTCGTCATCGGTAACGACAAGAACGCCCTTCCCCGCGTTAGGGGGAGGATAATCGGAAGGAAGGGAAGGACGCGTGAAATAATCGAGGAAATGAGCGGTGCGGATGTGAGCGTTTACGGAAAAACCGTCGCGATAATCGGCAACCCGATCCAGGTTGAGGTTGCCAAGACCGCCATAGAGAAGCTCGCCAGGGGCTCCCCGCACGGCGTCGTTTACAAGTACCTTGAGCGCAGAAAGAAGGACCTCGAACTCGAGAGCACGACCTACTACGAGGCCCTTGAAGGGGAGCCGGGCGAGTTCGGGGAGGACTACGATGACGAAGACTTTTGGGAGGACTGA